The DNA sequence ATTCTCCACCATGCGCCAAGGTACTGGGACCGAATGGACTCCACTCTCTGCGCGCCGTTCAACCCTCACAAATCAGCGCAGAGCAGCGCCTTTACAAGCTTCAACGCCTCTGCTTTTGGCCGTTCCAACGCCTCGCGCACGGCCGTCAAAGCCTTGTCGTCCAACTCTTCGACGGCCATTACGGCACGCCTGCTGGGCGCACGACCAAGCTTCAGGCGGAGAAGCACCAGAATGGTTTCCCGCGGATCTGCCGGCACATCATGGTTGTCGTCGTGGAGCTTTTTCCTTTTGGTGGCCGGTGGCGCTTTCTTGCCGGTGGGCTGGGCGGTATACCCCCACTTCCCTGGATTGCGCACGGCATCAACCAAGGACGCTGCCAGCGACCTGGGTTTCCAACCAGTGCTCAAGCGCTCATCAATGGTCCTGAGGGCCGGAACAACACGTTCTGGATGATCTGCTGCCAAAGCCTCCGCGACCGGGCGAGTCACGCCCCGCTCCATCAGCCGTTCCACAGCTTCGGGTTCCGGCGCGGCCGAGAAAACATACTTAATCTGTCCGGACTTGCCCCGCCCGGTAAAGGCCACCTCATGCAGGTACCCTTCCGCTCTGAGACGATCGTGGGCCAGTTCTAACATGCGTTTGGCATTGTCAAGCCGTTCGTTCTCTAGCCCACACGCCACGAGCCAGTCGCTCAGCGGAAGGATCAGTTCGCCCGATAGGGACCCATCGGGCATCACCCGGTGCGCCTGCAGGACACGGTACAAACTGCGGGCCTGAGGCTGACCCAACCGGGAGAGCAGTTCCCCGTCAAGAATTTGAAACAGGCCCGCCCGAATAGACGCCGCAAAGCTGGGCACCAGCGTAATTTCGACGGGGCAACTCTCATTCAGTTCGCGCTCCTCGAAAGGCCGGTGCTGCCCCGTGGTCTGGTCGACCAGCCGCAACTCCGCGATCAGGCTGGTGGCGGTTGTGTCACCCTGGTGGCGGCTGTGCTTTTCATCCCACCGGGTGCGGACCATCGTCCATTTCACCCCCCACAGACGGAGCAGGGATTCACGGAGGCGGCTGTAATACTGACCATTTTTCGGATGCCCGCTCAGGGTCAGTAGCGTGGATCCCATCACTTCGATTGAATTGGTATCTGGGCAGCCGGCACGAAAAAACAACGTTTGGATGGAGAGAAGGATGTCCGCGTCCTGACCATGCGGGCGACCGTAGAACGCATTGCCATGCACGCGGTACATCACGTCCCCGATGGCATAGTCCACCTGCCAGCTGGTGTCCGTGCTGGGAAGGCTGCGTTGTACGCTGATCACGCCCGCCCGGGTTAGGTCGAGCTCATTGACTCGGATGTCCACGTTGATCTGATTTTACAGTCAATAAAGAAAGAATTGATTTGATTGTCAATCAAGGGACCATTTTTGGCAGTGTATGCACCGTATTTCTGGGGTTACTCAGTCCGCTATTCCTCAAATGGATCGACGGAATCCCTCAAACGAGTCGACGGAATCCCTCAGACGGGTCACCGATTCACCTCAGACGGGTCACCGATTTACCTCAAACGAGTCACCTGCCCAGGGGTGAAAAGGGACCTGGAGCAAGCTTGAAACCCATTCTGGTCGACTCGTTTGAGGTATTNNNNNNNNNNNNNNNNNNNNNNNNNNNNNNNNNNNNNNNNNNNNNNNNNNNNNNNNNNNNNNNNNNNNNNNNNNNNNNNNNNNNNNNNNNNNNNNNNNNNGTGACCTGTCTGAGGGATTCCGTCGACTCGTTTGAGGGATTGCTTCCGTATCCAACCGATCGCACGACGTCCCCGAGGCCCGGGGCGGCTCCAGTGAGAATGCCACCGAAGACGCCAAGTAGGTCGTTCCAGAGCATTTGTCCGAATGAAGCTGTGAGGGGCGCCCCTCACAGCTTTCCATTCTCTCCAATGTCCATTCAAGTTCGCGCTGCTCGGTCAAAAAGAAGTCCCCTGTCTGACAAATGATCAAACGTCCGGGGCGCAGGCCAGTGGCGTGTACCCGGGGATCCCCTTCCCTTGGTTTCCATGGGCGCAGGTGAAAGCGCAGTTCCATTGCGGACACGTCCTGCGTCTCACCTTCGCATCCGGTTTCTGGATCAGCTGTTCGGTCCCCTCTGCTGCGCAGCTTCGCAAGTCCACTTCGTTTCGGTGATTCCACTCCTGTTCGTCACGGCTTTTGCTGCTCGCTCCGCTCGGGGCCAACCAATACCCTCGGCTGTCTGCACCGCGCCAGCGCTTTCGGTGAGGCGCTGGCCTTTGTCATGCGTCAGGAGCGCGGAGGACACTGAACGTGACGGCCCGGCAGGGGCTCACCATGAGGTCAAGGACCCGGAGGGCATCCCCCCGACGTCACGCAGCGCGCAGACAACCAGCCTCAGACCAGGCTGGAAGGACGAGGCCAGGTCAACCTTCCTGAGGATCAAAGCGNNNNNNNNNNNNNNNNNNNNNNNNNNNNNNNNNNNNNNNNNNNNNNNNNNNNNNNNNNNNNNNNNNNNNNNNNNNNNNNNNNNNNNNNNNNNNNNNNNNNGATACCGAGGGGCAGCAAAAGGCCCTGGAAATCCTCCGGCCCATCGCCGAGCAGTCCACCGATCCGCTCGTCTGGGGCTATGTCAGCCTGCGTTGGGCACGCCTTCACGTGCACCGCGGCGCCTATCTGCCTGTGCTGCAGGAAACCGCGCAGGTTCTGGAACGGTTGCAGGCTCTGCCGGAGAGTTCGGACGTGACGGCCCTGATCGTTGAATTTCTGGCCATCCGAACGGATATCCTCTGGCGACTTCGGCGTCTGGAGGAAGCCGAGAGCGACTTGAAACAGGCTCTGGCGCTGGGAAGAGGGCGGCTACCCGTTCCGCTGCTCACCACCCTGCTGACCTCCTGGACCTACCTCCTGATGGAGCAGGGAGACGTGGAGGCGGCGCTGGTCAAATGCGCTGAGGTGGAAGTGCTGGCCAGACAACAGGGTCAGCAGCGGCGGCACGCCATTACCCTGAATCTACGGGCAAGACTCCTCATGCTGCAGGGGCAGGTGCAGCAGGCCACGCAGGCCCTGGAAGAGGCCCTGGCGATCACCCGCCTGCTGAGGCACGCCGATCTGCAAAAAGCGTTTCTCCTCAACTTAAGCCAGCTCTATCCCCGGCTGGGGAAGTTGACCGAAGCGGAGGCCGCCGCCGAAGAACTCCGGCCCCTTCTCGGACCGCAACCGTCTGCGCGGGACGAGGCCAACCTTCAGGAGCGGCTCGCCAAAGTGTATTGGGCGAAAGGCGACCCTACCGCCGCCACCGCTGCCCTGCACCGCGCAATCGCGGCTTTCGACCGCACCGACGAACGGGGCAACCAGGCCAAAATGCGGCTGCTGCTGGCCCGCTACCTGTCTCAACAAGGGCAGCGAAATCAGGCCCAACGGTACGTGGACGAGGCACGTCCCCTGGTCGGACAGACGCCCGCTCAGCAGCTGTGGCTCGCCACCGAGGAGGCGCGCGCCTGCCTGCCGGCCCAACCTGCCGAGGCCCTCGCACGTCTGGAACCTCATCTTGCGTTGACTGCTCCTGCAGAAGACGCGCAGGAGACCGCGCAGTATGTACTGACCGAGGCCCACTTGGCCCTCGGCCAGTACGAACAGGCGCGGCAGTGCCTCGACCGGGTGCCGCAGCCGCCCTATTGGATGGCGGAGTATGCCGCCTTGCGGGACAAGGCCGCGCGCGATGAATATGAGCCCCATTCAACGGTGGGCTGAATACTGGTACTCGGTTGGGTCTGAAAGTGCTGGCGAAGAACACGGTGGATTCCCACTCTTTGCGTACCGCGCTGACCCCAGAAACACGGGCGCCATCCATCAGGTTCCCGCCAGTCAACGGAGTACCAATACTTGGAAGACCTGTTGCGCCGCAGTGGGCCAAAGTCGCCAAAGGGTTCTGGGAACCTGGAGTGTGGGTCAAAAAGAATGCCTCTTTTTGACCGAGCAGGGCAAGCGAACTTGATTGAGCAGAGGGAAGAAGGGCGCCGTGAGGGGCGCCCTTCCGCGCGCGGCTCCCCATTCAGACAAATGCCTTAGGTGCGTCTGAAAAGCGTGCTGTCGCGGGTTTTACCGGAACATGAAATGGAGGAATGATCGGGCGGTGGCGCGCGCAGAACGTGGGCGTCACCGCCCCAGGCGACCTCGCGGATGCCAGGTGGAATGTCCGCGGGCCGCTGCCCCCTCCTGAATCTCTTGTGGGTCGTCCCCGCATGTGGTCGTTGCGAAAAGTTCAGGACGGCGTCTTCTCTGTCCTCCGCGCAGGCCGTCGCCTGGCGGGGTACGGCCTCGCGATCTTCCTGCCGGGCAGACGATCTGCCACGTCCCTACGGTTTTCGGATCATCCGTTCCATCCCCTCTGCTGCGCAGCTTTGCAAGTCCGTTCCGGTGATTTCGCGCCTCTCCGCCACCGTTTTTCCTGCTCGCTCTGCTCGGGTTCATCCGTTATTTCATCATGGATGAACCCGGATCCTTATCAGCTTGAAACTCAAATTCCTCCACGTCCTGCGGTGAAGAACGGCGTTACCCCGTCCTGCAGGCGCGTGCTCTCTCCGCCATTCCCAACGCGGCTCCACGCATATATGGGCGCCATGGATCTTTCTGCAGCGTGCGTCACCTGGGTCCTTCTTCCACCGCCCACGACAGGGATCTGCGCCGTGGTCGGTCTGAACATTGCAGAACGGGTTGCATCAGCTTATGCCGGTGTATGCGGCCCCGCGGGGGAAAAGGCCGCGAGGATGGGGGAGAGGGGGCGGGGCGGACGTTTGCGGCGCAGGGCGGCCCGGGGTCCCCCGTTAATCGGGCTGAACCTGTACACCGCGCCAAAACGCGACGCGTCCACGAATTTCACGTGCAGCCTCTTTCGGCTCCGGGTAATACCAAGCTGCGTCCTGGTTTTCCCGTTGATCCACCACCAGCGTGTAATACCTTGCCGTGCCTTTCCACGGGCAGACACTCTGTGTGTCACTCTCCCGCAGGTACGCGTTCCGGAGGGCGTCTCGCGGAAAATACGCGTTTCCCTCCACAGTGACGATATCGTTACTCTCCGCAATCGTGACGCCATTCCATACTGCGCGCATCCTGTGCCTCCTTTATGTCCCTGCGCCACTGCCTTCGCCTTGGCTTGTACCTGGAATCGTACCCGGAACCCTGGGCGGCAAGGGCACGGGGAAGGGGGGCAGGGTGGGCCAGACCAGGGTGGGGGTAGGGAGAGGATGCAGGGTACCTGGCCACCCAGGCCGCCAGCGGGCCGCACCTCCTCACCCAGCCGTCCGGAGCCGCGCGTTGTTCAGGGCGCGGCCACCCAGGCCCCTCTTGCCCAGAACAGCGCGAGAAATCACGACCGACAAGGCAGAAGCAGGCCAACGCCAGGACCTGCGCTCAAGGCATGATGAGGATTGCGGTTCGTCCATGATTTCATCACGGCTTGACCCAAGCGGAGCGAGCAGGAAAAACGGTGATGAAACGGGTTATCTGGAATCCGTATGACACCCAAGAGAACCGGACGGGCTGAAGCACCCAGCGAAAGCCGGGCTGACGTTGCTGCGGCGCGTGGCGCTGGGTCTGGGTCTCCCCGCAGATGTCGTGCGACTCCTCCAGCGCTGTCCGCTCGCGGTCGTGCGCCGGACGCCCCACGGCCGGCTCGA is a window from the Deinococcus hopiensis KR-140 genome containing:
- a CDS encoding replication initiator protein A, which codes for MDIRVNELDLTRAGVISVQRSLPSTDTSWQVDYAIGDVMYRVHGNAFYGRPHGQDADILLSIQTLFFRAGCPDTNSIEVMGSTLLTLSGHPKNGQYYSRLRESLLRLWGVKWTMVRTRWDEKHSRHQGDTTATSLIAELRLVDQTTGQHRPFEERELNESCPVEITLVPSFAASIRAGLFQILDGELLSRLGQPQARSLYRVLQAHRVMPDGSLSGELILPLSDWLVACGLENERLDNAKRMLELAHDRLRAEGYLHEVAFTGRGKSGQIKYVFSAAPEPEAVERLMERGVTRPVAEALAADHPERVVPALRTIDERLSTGWKPRSLAASLVDAVRNPGKWGYTAQPTGKKAPPATKRKKLHDDNHDVPADPRETILVLLRLKLGRAPSRRAVMAVEELDDKALTAVREALERPKAEALKLVKALLCADL
- a CDS encoding tetratricopeptide repeat protein; translation: DTEGQQKALEILRPIAEQSTDPLVWGYVSLRWARLHVHRGAYLPVLQETAQVLERLQALPESSDVTALIVEFLAIRTDILWRLRRLEEAESDLKQALALGRGRLPVPLLTTLLTSWTYLLMEQGDVEAALVKCAEVEVLARQQGQQRRHAITLNLRARLLMLQGQVQQATQALEEALAITRLLRHADLQKAFLLNLSQLYPRLGKLTEAEAAAEELRPLLGPQPSARDEANLQERLAKVYWAKGDPTAATAALHRAIAAFDRTDERGNQAKMRLLLARYLSQQGQRNQAQRYVDEARPLVGQTPAQQLWLATEEARACLPAQPAEALARLEPHLALTAPAEDAQETAQYVLTEAHLALGQYEQARQCLDRVPQPPYWMAEYAALRDKAARDEYEPHSTVG
- a CDS encoding DUF427 domain-containing protein, producing the protein MRAVWNGVTIAESNDIVTVEGNAYFPRDALRNAYLRESDTQSVCPWKGTARYYTLVVDQRENQDAAWYYPEPKEAAREIRGRVAFWRGVQVQPD